Proteins from one Dysgonomonas sp. HDW5A genomic window:
- a CDS encoding flavin reductase family protein translates to MTKQDWKPGTMVYPLPAVMVSCGSTPDEYNIITISWTGTICTNPAMCYISVRPERHSYDIIKRNMEFVINITTEDLAYATDWCGVKSGKNVDKFKEMKLTAGKASIVKAPIIEESPLSIECKVKEIVPLGSHHMFIADVVNVKADERYIDPQTGRFELDKSGIIAYSHGFYYALAEKIGRFGWSVKKK, encoded by the coding sequence ATGACAAAACAAGACTGGAAACCCGGAACAATGGTCTACCCCCTACCCGCTGTAATGGTGAGTTGCGGCAGTACTCCCGATGAATACAATATCATAACCATAAGCTGGACCGGAACTATATGCACTAATCCCGCCATGTGTTATATTTCGGTACGCCCCGAAAGACATTCGTATGACATCATAAAGCGTAATATGGAATTTGTCATTAATATCACGACTGAGGATCTGGCATATGCCACCGATTGGTGCGGAGTTAAATCGGGCAAGAATGTGGATAAATTTAAGGAAATGAAACTTACAGCCGGAAAAGCTTCTATAGTAAAGGCTCCTATCATCGAAGAATCGCCACTTTCGATTGAATGCAAGGTAAAAGAGATTGTTCCTTTAGGCTCTCATCACATGTTTATTGCTGATGTGGTAAATGTAAAAGCTGATGAAAGATATATTGATCCTCAAACCGGTAGATTCGAGCTGGATAAGTCAGGAATTATAGCTTATTCGCATGGCTTTTACTATGCTTTAGCCGAAAAGATAGGTCGCTTCGGATGGTCTGTAAAAAAGAAATAA
- a CDS encoding excinuclease ABC subunit UvrA — MDNRYIIIKGARENNLKNISVCIPKKKITVFTGVSGSGKSSLVFDTIAAESQRLLNETYNSFIRHRLQQYGKPDVDSMENLSVSIVVDQKRIEGNARSTVGTVTDIYSLLRLIYSRVGKPFVGYSNAFSFNNPQGMCPHCEGLGNVNTLDFDKLIDKNKSLNEGAINFPTFEVNGWRWTRYAYSGLFDNDKKVKDYTTQEWYNLIYADNIKLTNPDPRFPKTSPYEGLLPRFERTFFKKDSKEITGKNSNRFKEVVMKNTCPQCKGARLNPTILSCKINQKNIADCCDLQIDELIKFIGGIDQAGIRPVLDSIITHLESLRSIGLEYLSLNRETSTLSGGESQRVKLIRHLGSSLTDLCYIFDEPSIGLHPSDVHRLNKLLIELRDKGNTVLIVEHDPDVIAIADHIVDMGIGAGRNGGKIVYEGDLSGLISSCTLTGKYLSQKASLKETYRVATDFLSLHNITLHNLKDISVRIPKKLMTVIAGVAGSGKSSLIKALQKNYPQIVMIDQGAIRGSKRSNTATYTGIINEIRKLFAKANNVASSLFSTNSEGACPACKGLGIISTDLAFMDTVEIRCDVCNGSGYKPDISQYKLQGKSIEEVMSMTISEAKVFFSENDIQRILENLDDVGLGYLTIGQALNTLSGGERQRLKLAIELGKRGQIYIFDEPTTGLHGSDISKLSKLFNQLIDITHNTVIIIEHNLDIISQADWIIEMGPRAGKNGGKVIFEGYPIEIINEKKSLTSKYLSTYIKK, encoded by the coding sequence ATGGACAATCGATATATTATCATAAAAGGAGCTAGAGAAAACAACCTGAAAAACATTTCAGTATGCATTCCCAAAAAGAAAATCACTGTATTTACAGGAGTTTCAGGTTCGGGTAAATCGTCTCTCGTCTTCGATACAATTGCTGCTGAATCGCAACGCTTGCTCAACGAAACCTACAATAGCTTTATCAGACATAGGCTGCAACAATATGGTAAACCCGATGTAGACAGCATGGAAAATTTATCTGTATCTATTGTTGTAGACCAGAAGCGTATCGAAGGTAATGCACGATCAACAGTAGGTACCGTTACAGATATTTACTCATTGCTCAGATTAATATATTCAAGAGTTGGTAAACCATTTGTAGGCTATTCAAATGCGTTTTCATTCAATAATCCGCAAGGGATGTGCCCCCATTGCGAAGGGTTGGGAAATGTCAACACTCTTGACTTTGATAAACTTATCGATAAAAACAAGTCTCTTAATGAGGGAGCAATCAATTTCCCGACATTTGAAGTTAATGGCTGGAGGTGGACACGCTACGCTTATTCCGGACTATTTGATAATGACAAAAAAGTTAAAGACTATACAACACAAGAGTGGTATAACCTTATTTATGCTGATAATATTAAATTGACCAATCCCGATCCCCGATTTCCGAAAACTTCACCTTATGAAGGATTATTACCCAGATTTGAACGGACCTTCTTCAAAAAAGACTCAAAAGAAATTACGGGAAAGAATTCAAACAGATTCAAAGAAGTCGTCATGAAGAATACGTGTCCACAATGTAAAGGAGCTCGTTTAAACCCAACTATATTAAGCTGTAAAATCAATCAGAAAAATATAGCAGATTGCTGCGATTTACAAATTGACGAATTGATTAAATTCATCGGAGGTATTGATCAAGCAGGCATACGTCCGGTTTTAGATTCTATCATTACACATTTAGAGAGTTTAAGATCAATCGGTTTGGAATACCTCAGCCTCAATAGAGAAACATCAACATTATCGGGAGGAGAATCGCAACGGGTAAAACTCATACGTCATTTAGGCAGTAGCCTTACCGATCTCTGCTATATTTTTGATGAGCCAAGCATAGGACTTCATCCCAGTGATGTGCACAGGCTGAATAAATTATTGATTGAGCTTCGGGATAAAGGGAATACTGTACTGATTGTAGAGCATGACCCTGATGTAATTGCGATAGCCGATCATATTGTGGATATGGGAATAGGTGCAGGGAGAAACGGAGGTAAAATTGTGTACGAAGGTGATTTATCCGGATTAATATCCTCCTGTACCTTAACCGGAAAATATCTATCTCAAAAAGCATCCCTTAAAGAGACTTACAGAGTCGCCACCGATTTTCTTTCGTTGCATAATATTACGTTGCATAATTTAAAAGATATATCAGTCCGAATCCCCAAAAAGCTAATGACCGTGATAGCGGGTGTTGCCGGCTCCGGTAAAAGTTCGCTGATTAAGGCATTACAAAAAAACTATCCTCAGATTGTAATGATAGATCAAGGTGCCATAAGAGGATCTAAAAGATCTAACACCGCCACTTATACGGGAATTATCAACGAAATACGAAAATTGTTTGCCAAAGCAAATAACGTAGCATCTTCTCTATTCAGTACCAACTCTGAAGGAGCTTGCCCTGCATGTAAGGGATTGGGCATTATATCAACCGATCTGGCTTTTATGGATACAGTCGAAATTCGTTGCGATGTCTGCAACGGCAGCGGATACAAACCTGATATTTCGCAATATAAACTGCAAGGAAAAAGTATTGAAGAGGTAATGTCAATGACTATATCGGAGGCTAAAGTATTCTTTTCTGAAAACGACATACAGCGCATACTTGAAAATCTGGACGATGTAGGCTTGGGTTATTTAACTATCGGACAAGCATTAAATACTCTTTCGGGAGGAGAAAGACAACGTCTCAAACTGGCAATAGAATTAGGAAAACGGGGACAAATTTATATTTTTGATGAACCAACCACGGGTTTACACGGCTCCGACATTTCGAAACTGTCAAAGCTATTCAATCAATTAATTGACATCACCCATAACACGGTTATTATCATCGAACACAATCTGGATATTATCAGTCAAGCAGACTGGATAATAGAGATGGGACCACGAGCAGGTAAGAATGGAGGTAAAGTAATATTCGAAGGCTATCCAATAGAAATTATAAACGAAAAGAAGTCTTTAACGAGTAAATATTTAAGCACATACATAAAAAAATGA
- a CDS encoding helix-turn-helix domain-containing protein, whose amino-acid sequence MYKRKNPMDYSDCSIRIPVDIISGSWKIWLILEINKGVARPSELYHSIAIAPRRVLTKQLKELELQGIVGKTVYPVLPLRVEYYLTAAGKDLIPILEQLERWGDKHKSAFINVIEGSE is encoded by the coding sequence ATGTATAAAAGAAAGAATCCGATGGATTATTCTGATTGTTCGATTCGTATTCCAGTTGACATTATTTCAGGAAGTTGGAAGATATGGCTTATTCTCGAAATAAATAAAGGGGTAGCCAGACCAAGCGAATTATATCATAGTATTGCCATTGCTCCCCGACGAGTATTAACGAAACAATTAAAGGAGCTGGAGTTGCAAGGTATAGTCGGTAAAACGGTATATCCTGTGTTACCTCTTCGGGTTGAATATTATTTGACTGCTGCCGGAAAAGATTTGATTCCTATTCTTGAGCAATTGGAAAGATGGGGTGATAAACATAAAAGTGCTTTTATAAATGTAATAGAAGGTTCTGAATAA
- a CDS encoding DUF2118 domain-containing protein: MKQFIYRINGQDYIVAVNKLENSIAQVAVNGSNYEVELVSNEEEVTLVSRPVAKTTAAPAAQKTATVSAPSAPAKSGAGAVKSPLPGIVVAINVNVGDEVKKGQTVAVLEAMKMENAINAPQAGKVTSISVNPGDSVLEGVTILTIE, encoded by the coding sequence ATGAAACAATTCATATATAGAATTAACGGTCAAGACTATATAGTTGCCGTAAATAAATTAGAAAACTCTATTGCCCAAGTTGCAGTAAACGGAAGCAATTATGAGGTAGAATTAGTAAGTAATGAGGAAGAAGTAACTCTTGTTTCTCGTCCGGTAGCAAAAACAACTGCTGCTCCTGCTGCTCAAAAAACAGCTACAGTATCAGCACCAAGTGCACCTGCCAAAAGCGGTGCAGGAGCTGTAAAATCTCCACTACCAGGTATTGTTGTTGCAATCAATGTAAATGTTGGTGACGAAGTAAAAAAAGGTCAAACTGTTGCCGTTCTTGAAGCTATGAAAATGGAAAATGCCATTAATGCACCTCAAGCCGGTAAAGTAACTTCTATAAGTGTAAACCCCGGAGACTCTGTTCTCGAAGGTGTTACTATTCTTACCATAGAATAA
- a CDS encoding acyl-CoA carboxylase subunit beta: protein MSQLEKVKELIALREKARLGGGEKRIEAQHAKGKYTARERIAIVLDEGSFEEFDMFVEHRCTNFGMEKTKFLGDGVVTGCGTIGGRLVYIFAQDFTVIAGSLSETLAMKICKVMDMAMKMGAPCIGINDSGGARIQEGINALAGYAEIFQRNILASGVIPQISGIFGPCAGGAVYSPALTDFNIMTEGTSYMFLTGPKVVKTVTGEDVTQEELGGASVHTTKSGVAHFSVENEDDGLELIRHLMSFLPSNNREEAPRKECTDPIARMDDLLNDIIPDNPNKAYDMYEVIGSLIDNGEFLEVHSAYAKNIIIGFARFNGQSVGIVANQPKYMAGVLDINASRKAARFVRFCDAFNIPLVTLVDVPGFLPGTGQEYGGVIVHGAKLLYAYGEATVPKVTVTLRKSYGGSHIVMSCKQLRGDINYAWPSAEIAVMGADGAVEVLYAKEIKADPDPVKQAEAYAAKKDEYNKLFCNPYNAARYGYIDDVIEPRNTRFRVIRALEQLRTKHQVNPAKKHDNLPL from the coding sequence ATGAGCCAACTTGAAAAAGTAAAAGAGCTTATTGCACTTCGAGAAAAAGCACGCCTAGGCGGTGGTGAAAAAAGAATCGAAGCTCAACACGCAAAAGGAAAATACACTGCTCGCGAACGTATCGCGATTGTACTTGACGAAGGTAGTTTCGAAGAGTTTGATATGTTTGTAGAACATCGTTGTACAAACTTCGGAATGGAGAAAACTAAATTTCTGGGTGACGGTGTAGTAACCGGATGTGGAACTATTGGCGGACGCCTTGTTTATATCTTTGCTCAAGACTTTACTGTTATAGCAGGCTCGTTGTCTGAAACATTGGCAATGAAAATCTGTAAAGTAATGGACATGGCAATGAAAATGGGTGCGCCTTGTATCGGTATCAACGATTCGGGTGGTGCTCGTATCCAAGAAGGTATCAACGCATTGGCAGGTTATGCTGAAATTTTCCAACGCAATATATTGGCATCAGGTGTGATTCCTCAAATTTCGGGAATATTCGGACCTTGTGCCGGTGGTGCTGTATACTCTCCTGCTCTTACCGACTTCAATATCATGACTGAAGGTACTTCTTATATGTTCTTAACAGGGCCTAAAGTAGTAAAAACAGTTACAGGTGAAGACGTTACTCAAGAAGAACTAGGAGGTGCAAGCGTACATACAACCAAATCGGGTGTTGCTCACTTCTCGGTAGAAAACGAAGATGATGGTTTAGAATTGATCCGTCACCTAATGAGTTTCCTACCTTCTAATAACAGAGAAGAGGCTCCACGCAAAGAATGTACTGATCCAATCGCAAGAATGGATGATTTGTTGAATGACATTATCCCTGACAATCCGAACAAAGCATACGATATGTATGAAGTAATCGGCTCATTGATCGATAATGGTGAGTTCCTTGAAGTACACTCAGCATATGCTAAAAATATAATTATCGGTTTCGCTCGTTTCAACGGACAATCGGTAGGTATCGTAGCCAACCAACCTAAATACATGGCCGGTGTGCTTGATATCAATGCATCTCGTAAAGCAGCACGTTTTGTTCGCTTCTGCGATGCTTTCAACATTCCTTTAGTAACATTGGTAGACGTACCCGGATTCCTTCCAGGAACAGGACAAGAATATGGCGGTGTAATTGTACACGGTGCTAAACTTCTTTACGCTTACGGCGAAGCTACTGTGCCTAAAGTAACAGTTACTCTTCGTAAATCTTACGGAGGTTCTCATATCGTAATGAGTTGTAAACAACTACGTGGCGATATCAACTATGCATGGCCTAGTGCAGAAATTGCAGTTATGGGTGCTGATGGTGCTGTTGAAGTATTGTATGCAAAAGAAATTAAAGCTGATCCAGATCCTGTAAAACAAGCCGAAGCTTATGCAGCGAAAAAAGATGAGTATAACAAATTGTTCTGTAACCCTTACAATGCAGCTCGTTACGGTTATATCGATGATGTAATTGAGCCTCGCAATACACGTTTCCGTGTAATCCGTGCATTGGAGCAATTGAGAACTAAACATCAGGTAAATCCTGCTAAAAAGCACGATAATTTACCTCTATAA
- the mce gene encoding methylmalonyl-CoA epimerase yields MNISHIEHLGIAVKSIEDSLPYYEGVLGLKCYNIEVVEDQKVKTAFFKVGQTKIELLEPTSPDSTIAKFIEKKGEGIHHIAFSVDSVAASLAEAESKGVQLIDKAPRAGAEGLNIAFLHPKSTCSVLTEFCEHPSK; encoded by the coding sequence ATGAATATTTCGCACATCGAACATCTTGGTATTGCTGTAAAAAGTATCGAAGACAGTCTTCCTTACTATGAAGGCGTTTTAGGCTTAAAATGCTACAACATAGAAGTTGTAGAAGATCAAAAAGTAAAAACTGCTTTCTTCAAAGTCGGTCAGACTAAAATAGAACTACTTGAGCCTACAAGCCCAGACAGTACTATCGCAAAATTCATCGAAAAAAAAGGAGAAGGTATCCATCACATTGCATTCTCGGTTGATAGTGTTGCTGCATCATTGGCTGAAGCAGAAAGTAAAGGAGTACAACTGATAGACAAAGCTCCTCGTGCAGGTGCAGAAGGTCTGAACATTGCTTTTCTTCACCCAAAATCGACTTGCAGTGTACTAACCGAGTTTTGTGAACACCCAAGCAAATAA
- a CDS encoding DUF4251 domain-containing protein has product MKIFLFTLGLCGIFFMSSVQSSQAQNSQSKEQRKEQKKDRRAVKQAEQAEKNIASIERLNFSFYPNSVEPQFGLPIELDGTGDYFFTIDKDVMNMNLPYVGRFYVTPISPENKPINLTSTKFVYFVHTDDEITFEVTIIPSDLASILNQGIKFFFTINKQTQETTLKVSAENRQDVTYKGVFQ; this is encoded by the coding sequence ATGAAAATCTTTTTATTTACATTAGGTTTATGCGGCATATTCTTTATGTCAAGCGTCCAATCCTCACAAGCTCAAAATTCTCAAAGTAAAGAACAAAGAAAAGAACAGAAAAAAGATCGACGAGCGGTAAAACAAGCAGAGCAAGCAGAAAAAAACATTGCAAGCATTGAACGTCTAAATTTTTCGTTCTACCCAAATTCGGTTGAGCCTCAATTTGGATTGCCAATAGAATTGGATGGTACTGGCGACTATTTTTTCACTATCGACAAGGATGTTATGAACATGAATTTGCCCTATGTAGGACGTTTTTATGTAACTCCTATTTCTCCTGAAAACAAACCCATAAATCTGACATCTACAAAATTTGTATATTTTGTGCATACAGATGACGAGATTACTTTTGAAGTAACAATTATACCTTCGGATCTTGCCAGTATCCTTAACCAAGGTATAAAATTCTTTTTTACTATAAACAAGCAAACTCAGGAAACTACATTAAAAGTTTCGGCTGAGAATAGACAAGATGTTACTTACAAGGGAGTATTCCAATAA
- a CDS encoding PAS domain-containing sensor histidine kinase, protein MRSFDKKVLAKYIFIAVAIAIAISFLIISNQMAGDMAKDERQKMELWADAVNMAANNDVVDELDLTLKILSSNKTIPVILCDEFDNVMMTANLDIPVQDSVEYLADKVASFKKSNTPIVIESPNFKQYVYYGDSSTLQRLQYYPFIQIGVMTFFICVSFLALLSTKNAEQNKLWVGLSKETAHQLGTPISSMLAWVEYLKSKTTDVSTLNEMEKDVMRLQVVADRFSKIGSTPAPETRQVGEEMMQSVAYLEKRISKKVKFEFNIPAEPLYAKISTSLFSWVIENLTKNAVDAMEGQGHITFTLSQRNGFVCIDITDTGKGLPKAMFKSIFSPGFTTKERGWGLGLSLAKRIIEDYHKGRIYVKSSEIGVGTTFRIELMRVPIA, encoded by the coding sequence ATGAGATCTTTTGATAAGAAAGTGTTGGCGAAATATATTTTTATTGCTGTAGCTATAGCCATTGCTATTAGTTTCCTCATTATTTCGAACCAGATGGCAGGAGATATGGCGAAGGATGAGAGGCAAAAGATGGAATTGTGGGCAGATGCTGTTAATATGGCTGCAAATAACGATGTGGTGGATGAATTGGACTTGACTTTAAAAATCTTATCAAGCAATAAAACTATTCCCGTTATATTATGTGATGAGTTTGATAACGTTATGATGACGGCTAATCTTGATATACCGGTCCAAGATAGTGTTGAATATCTGGCTGATAAGGTAGCGTCATTTAAGAAGTCGAATACTCCTATTGTTATTGAATCTCCTAATTTTAAGCAGTATGTTTATTATGGTGATTCGTCAACATTGCAACGTCTCCAATATTATCCCTTTATTCAGATCGGGGTGATGACTTTCTTTATATGTGTATCATTCCTGGCATTATTGAGTACGAAAAATGCAGAACAAAATAAATTGTGGGTGGGATTATCAAAGGAGACTGCTCATCAATTGGGTACACCCATATCGTCTATGCTTGCCTGGGTAGAATATCTGAAGAGTAAAACGACAGATGTATCGACGCTTAATGAGATGGAAAAAGATGTCATGCGTTTACAGGTAGTTGCCGATAGGTTTTCTAAGATTGGTTCTACACCTGCACCAGAGACACGGCAGGTTGGCGAAGAAATGATGCAATCGGTAGCTTATTTGGAGAAGCGGATTTCGAAGAAAGTCAAATTTGAATTTAATATTCCGGCTGAGCCTTTATATGCGAAAATAAGCACTTCTTTATTCAGTTGGGTTATTGAGAACCTTACGAAAAATGCGGTAGATGCTATGGAGGGGCAAGGACATATAACCTTCACTTTATCACAACGTAACGGTTTTGTTTGTATTGATATAACCGATACGGGAAAAGGGTTGCCTAAAGCCATGTTTAAAAGTATATTTTCTCCCGGATTTACCACTAAAGAAAGAGGGTGGGGACTAGGTCTTTCATTAGCTAAACGTATTATCGAAGATTATCACAAAGGTCGTATCTATGTAAAAAGTTCCGAAATAGGTGTTGGTACTACCTTCAGAATAGAGTTGATGAGGGTGCCTATAGCCTGA
- a CDS encoding epoxyqueuosine reductase: protein MEKKQTNTNLKQQIIRKVKQSGVDIIGFASVDRWEQYGETPPSYFPQSIFPFSKTVIVLGLQIMIPILDTTPSIVYSELYNTTNRLLDDISYQLSALLNRKGHRAVFFPRDAYGDISVLVKKPEAAFSHVLAGKYAGLGTIGYNHTLLTKEFGPRVRLVSILTDAEIEPDNMLTEELCIKCELCNKCCPTSAFTTTGNLIADMDKYKCAAYHKTLKDDYHYPCGVCIKVCPIGKDRKLYGMTTKKYLDEKEALEKNPQDEGYSSWIHLRSFGSK, encoded by the coding sequence ATGGAAAAGAAGCAAACAAATACAAATCTCAAACAACAGATTATCCGTAAAGTAAAACAATCGGGAGTGGATATCATCGGTTTCGCATCTGTTGACAGATGGGAACAGTACGGCGAAACTCCCCCATCTTATTTTCCACAAAGTATATTTCCCTTTTCCAAAACTGTTATTGTACTAGGGTTGCAAATAATGATTCCCATACTTGACACAACTCCCTCTATCGTTTACTCAGAATTATACAACACAACAAATCGGCTCTTGGATGACATCTCCTATCAGCTCTCGGCACTTTTAAACAGAAAAGGACATCGTGCTGTTTTCTTTCCTCGCGATGCTTATGGCGATATATCCGTATTGGTAAAAAAGCCCGAAGCGGCTTTCTCACATGTTTTAGCAGGAAAGTATGCGGGGCTTGGAACAATCGGCTACAATCACACACTACTGACTAAAGAATTTGGTCCGAGAGTAAGACTCGTTTCTATATTGACGGATGCAGAGATAGAGCCGGACAATATGCTGACGGAGGAGCTTTGCATAAAATGCGAATTATGCAATAAATGTTGCCCGACTTCGGCATTTACAACAACAGGCAATCTGATTGCCGACATGGACAAGTACAAATGTGCAGCATATCATAAAACTCTCAAAGATGATTATCATTATCCTTGCGGAGTATGCATAAAGGTTTGTCCGATAGGTAAAGACCGTAAACTCTATGGTATGACCACGAAAAAATACTTGGACGAAAAAGAGGCATTAGAAAAGAACCCGCAGGATGAAGGATATTCAAGTTGGATACATCTTCGGAGTTTTGGGTCAAAATAA
- a CDS encoding ABC transporter permease: MGWILPIIIIVFWQISSLKGFIPSDWLPSPFEIVQTIYLMAMTGELWGHVLITLLRVLIGFLIGATAGTLAGAITGYSQTIRNLLDPLLQSLRNIPSMAWVPLFLLWFGIFEESKIILIATGVFFPVYLTLSTGIEQVDKKLIEVGEVFSLSAKQQITRIIMPAVFPTWITALRNGLGLGWMFVVAAELMGASQGLGFLMYDAQQTSRANVIIACIVLFAILGKLSDSIIASTGRYILRYQRA; the protein is encoded by the coding sequence ATGGGCTGGATTCTACCGATAATTATCATTGTCTTTTGGCAGATTAGTTCACTCAAAGGATTTATCCCCTCCGATTGGCTGCCTTCACCTTTCGAAATCGTTCAAACAATTTACCTGATGGCTATGACCGGCGAATTGTGGGGGCATGTACTCATTACACTACTACGTGTACTAATCGGCTTCCTTATTGGAGCCACAGCAGGAACACTCGCAGGAGCTATTACGGGCTATTCGCAGACAATAAGAAATCTGCTTGACCCTCTTCTTCAATCGCTTCGAAATATCCCGTCCATGGCATGGGTTCCTTTGTTTTTGCTGTGGTTTGGTATTTTTGAAGAAAGCAAGATTATTCTTATCGCCACAGGTGTATTTTTCCCAGTGTACCTCACATTGTCAACAGGAATTGAACAGGTAGATAAAAAACTAATAGAAGTGGGAGAAGTCTTTTCTTTGAGTGCAAAGCAGCAAATTACCCGAATAATTATGCCGGCTGTCTTTCCAACATGGATTACAGCATTGCGCAATGGATTGGGATTGGGATGGATGTTTGTTGTAGCTGCTGAGTTGATGGGTGCATCACAAGGACTTGGATTTTTGATGTATGATGCTCAGCAAACAAGCCGTGCCAATGTAATCATTGCTTGTATTGTTCTTTTTGCCATTCTCGGTAAACTGAGCGACTCGATAATTGCCAGCACAGGCAGATATATCTTACGCTATCAGCGTGCTTAA
- a CDS encoding aliphatic sulfonate ABC transporter substrate-binding protein — MDKKQKNFIYAGAVVFIALIVLIALPSKKQKGNTTEEKITEIILDYANWSPISLVLKNQGFLEEELKKDNISVRWVFSQGSNKSMELLRSKSIDIGSSAGVAALVSFINGNPIETVYVSSTPEWTALVIPSDSKITEIKELKGKTIAATPGTDPYVFLVRTLSEAGLSLEDIKVVTLQHPDGKNELIRHRVDAWAGLDPLMAQVEYSRQGKFLYRNVDFNSYNVISVRKEFGEKHPQLVTRVLAVYEKGRQWAIDHPDEYLELIAKETKLDIPVASLMLQRTGLSDNRLTEKQKENITKAGKALQKANLLDVDKNIDNAISELFNTTYFDKYLNNN, encoded by the coding sequence ATGGACAAGAAACAAAAGAATTTCATTTACGCCGGAGCAGTGGTTTTTATAGCCTTAATTGTACTCATTGCCCTACCAAGCAAAAAACAAAAAGGGAATACTACGGAAGAAAAGATAACAGAAATTATTCTCGATTATGCTAACTGGAGCCCTATAAGCCTAGTCTTAAAAAATCAAGGATTTCTCGAAGAGGAATTAAAAAAAGACAATATATCTGTACGATGGGTATTCAGCCAGGGGAGTAATAAATCAATGGAACTGCTCCGAAGCAAGAGTATCGATATAGGCTCTTCAGCAGGAGTGGCTGCATTAGTGAGCTTTATAAACGGAAACCCTATCGAAACTGTGTATGTGAGTTCAACGCCCGAATGGACAGCTCTTGTTATTCCATCAGACAGCAAAATTACAGAAATCAAAGAATTGAAAGGAAAAACAATTGCAGCAACACCGGGAACAGATCCCTATGTATTTTTGGTGCGTACACTGTCCGAAGCAGGATTATCATTAGAGGATATAAAAGTTGTTACACTGCAACATCCGGATGGCAAAAACGAATTGATACGCCATCGTGTGGATGCATGGGCAGGGTTAGACCCATTAATGGCACAAGTGGAATACAGCCGACAAGGTAAATTCCTTTATCGAAATGTCGACTTTAACTCATACAATGTAATCAGTGTTCGCAAAGAATTTGGAGAAAAACACCCTCAACTTGTAACCAGAGTACTTGCTGTTTATGAAAAAGGGCGGCAATGGGCTATTGATCACCCCGATGAATATTTAGAGCTTATAGCTAAAGAAACGAAACTGGATATACCGGTTGCTAGCCTGATGTTACAAAGAACAGGGCTTAGTGATAACCGGTTAACAGAAAAGCAAAAAGAAAATATAACCAAAGCCGGAAAAGCTCTACAAAAGGCAAATCTACTTGATGTGGACAAAAATATCGATAACGCTATCTCCGAATTATTCAATACAACTTATTTTGATAAATATTTAAACAACAACTAA